In Microtus pennsylvanicus isolate mMicPen1 chromosome 12, mMicPen1.hap1, whole genome shotgun sequence, the following proteins share a genomic window:
- the Znf326 gene encoding DBIRD complex subunit ZNF326 isoform X2 — MDFEDDYVHSASRNTYQGFNGMDRDYGPGSYGGLTFQDIYLKILLLSASKGLDLMSLTTPGLLWVGEICTDLAMVLMNPNKAASEVVMVVDLRAPTGIALTLSEPAPVGSRGRGTPAYPESTFGSRNYDAFGGPSTGRGRGRGHMGDFGSIHRPGIIVDYQNKSTSVPIATTRGIKRKMMQIFNKPGGTFIKKPKLAKPMEKMNLSKSPAKTDPKNEEEEKRRVEARREKQRRRREKNSEKYGDGYRMAFTCSFCKFRTFEEKDIELHLESSSHQETLDHIQKQTKFDKVVMEFLHECMVNKFKKASIRKQQTLNHPEAYKIIEKDVMEGVTADDHMMKVETVHCSACSVYIPAFHSSVQQHLKSPDHVKGKQAYKEQIKRESVLTATSILNNPIVKARYERFVKGENPFEIQDHSQDQQIEGDEEDEEKIDEPIEEEDEEEEEEDEEVEEVGETEEVEEEEEGGEAGVVEREGDLEGGEGRAESGDDENVGEAENEEEEGKEESACPAEQCEHSQV; from the exons ATGGACTTCGAGGACG ATTACGTACACTCTGCTTCCAGGAATACTTACCAGGGCTTTAATG GAATGGATCGTGATTATGGCCCTGGATCTTATGGAGGTCTGACATTCCaggatatttatctaaaaattctTCTTTTGAGTGCCAGTAAAG GTTTGGACCTTATGAGTCTTACGACTCCAGGTCTTCTCTGGGTGGGCGAGATCTGTACAGATCTGGCTATGGTTTTAATGAACCCGAACAAAGCCGCTTCGGAGGTAGTTATGGTGGTCGATTTGAGAGCTCCTACCGGAATAGCCTTGACTCTTTCGGAG CCTGCACCTGTAGGCTCTCGGGGGAGAGGAACGCCTGCTTATCCTGAAAGTACGTTTGGAAGCAGAAACTATGATGCTTTTGGAGGACCATCAACAGGCAGAGGCCGAGGCCGAGGA CATATGGGTGATTTTGGAAGCATTCATAGACCTGGAATTATTGTTGACTATCAAAACAAATCTACCAGTGTGCCGATTGCTACTACaagaggaataaaaagaaaaatgatgcaaATATTTAATAAGCCCGGGGGAACCTTTATCAAGAAACCCAAGCTAGCAAAACCTATGGAGAAGATGAACCTCAGCAAATCACCTG CAAAAACTGACcctaaaaatgaagaagaagaaaagcggCGAGTTGAGGCACGGCGGGAGAAGCAAAGACGTAGACGAGAGAAAAACAGTGAGAAATATGGAGATGGATACAG aatGGCATTCACATGTTCATTTTGTAAATTTCGAACCTTTGAAGAAAAAGATATTGAACTGCATCTGGAAAGTTCTTCACACCAGGAAACATTAGATCATATTCAGAAACAAACCAAATTTGATAAAGTAGTTATGGAATTTTTACAT GAATGTATGGTGAATAAGTTTAAAAAAGCTTCTATTCGTAAGCAACAGACACTTAATCACCCAGAAGCTtacaaaataattgaaaaggatgTTATGGAAG GTGTCACTGCGGATGATCACATGATGAAAGTCGAGACTGTTCACTGTAGTGCGTGCAGCGTCTACATCCCTGCCTTCCATAGCTCTGTCCAGCAGCACCTAAAGTCTCCTGACCATGTCAAAGGGAAGCAg GCTTAtaaggaacaaataaaaagagaaagtgtgCTGACTGCTACAAGCATCTTAAATAATCCAATCGTGAAGGCGAGGTACGAGCGCTTTGTTAAG GGAGAGAATCCTTTTgaaattcaagatcattctcAGGATCAGCAGATAGAAGGAGATGAAGAGGATGAAGAGAAGATTGATGAACCCATTGAAGAAGAGgacgaggaagaagaggaggaggatgaagaagtagaggaagtgggggaaacagaagaggtggaagaagaagaggaaggaggggaagctgGAGtagtggagagagaaggagatctagagggaggggagggaagagcagAATCAGGGGACGATGAGAACGTGGGAGAAgcagagaatgaggaggaggaggggaaggaggagtctGCCTGTCCTGCTGAGCAGTGTGAGCACAGTCAGGTGTAG
- the Znf326 gene encoding DBIRD complex subunit ZNF326 isoform X1: protein MDFEDDYVHSASRNTYQGFNGMDRDYGPGSYGGLDRDYGHGSYGGQRSMDSYLNQSYGMDNHSGGGGSRFGPYESYDSRSSLGGRDLYRSGYGFNEPEQSRFGGSYGGRFESSYRNSLDSFGGRNQGGSSWEEPYSRSKLRPGFMEDRGRENYSSYSSFSSPHMKPAPVGSRGRGTPAYPESTFGSRNYDAFGGPSTGRGRGRGHMGDFGSIHRPGIIVDYQNKSTSVPIATTRGIKRKMMQIFNKPGGTFIKKPKLAKPMEKMNLSKSPAKTDPKNEEEEKRRVEARREKQRRRREKNSEKYGDGYRMAFTCSFCKFRTFEEKDIELHLESSSHQETLDHIQKQTKFDKVVMEFLHECMVNKFKKASIRKQQTLNHPEAYKIIEKDVMEGVTADDHMMKVETVHCSACSVYIPAFHSSVQQHLKSPDHVKGKQAYKEQIKRESVLTATSILNNPIVKARYERFVKGENPFEIQDHSQDQQIEGDEEDEEKIDEPIEEEDEEEEEEDEEVEEVGETEEVEEEEEGGEAGVVEREGDLEGGEGRAESGDDENVGEAENEEEEGKEESACPAEQCEHSQV, encoded by the exons ATGGACTTCGAGGACG ATTACGTACACTCTGCTTCCAGGAATACTTACCAGGGCTTTAATG GAATGGATCGTGATTATGGCCCTGGATCTTATGGAG GGCTGGATCGTGACTATGGCCATGGATCCTATGGGGGTCAAAGGTCCATGGATTCCTACCTAAACCAGTCCTATGGCATGGACAATCACAGTGGTGGTGGGGGTAGCAG GTTTGGACCTTATGAGTCTTACGACTCCAGGTCTTCTCTGGGTGGGCGAGATCTGTACAGATCTGGCTATGGTTTTAATGAACCCGAACAAAGCCGCTTCGGAGGTAGTTATGGTGGTCGATTTGAGAGCTCCTACCGGAATAGCCTTGACTCTTTCGGAGGTAGAAACCAGGGCGGGTCTAGCTGGGAAGAACCTTACTCCCGTTCAAAATTGAGGCCTGGGtttatggaggacagaggaagagagaattaCTCTTCCTACAGCAGTTTTTCTTCACCCCATATGAAGCCTGCACCTGTAGGCTCTCGGGGGAGAGGAACGCCTGCTTATCCTGAAAGTACGTTTGGAAGCAGAAACTATGATGCTTTTGGAGGACCATCAACAGGCAGAGGCCGAGGCCGAGGA CATATGGGTGATTTTGGAAGCATTCATAGACCTGGAATTATTGTTGACTATCAAAACAAATCTACCAGTGTGCCGATTGCTACTACaagaggaataaaaagaaaaatgatgcaaATATTTAATAAGCCCGGGGGAACCTTTATCAAGAAACCCAAGCTAGCAAAACCTATGGAGAAGATGAACCTCAGCAAATCACCTG CAAAAACTGACcctaaaaatgaagaagaagaaaagcggCGAGTTGAGGCACGGCGGGAGAAGCAAAGACGTAGACGAGAGAAAAACAGTGAGAAATATGGAGATGGATACAG aatGGCATTCACATGTTCATTTTGTAAATTTCGAACCTTTGAAGAAAAAGATATTGAACTGCATCTGGAAAGTTCTTCACACCAGGAAACATTAGATCATATTCAGAAACAAACCAAATTTGATAAAGTAGTTATGGAATTTTTACAT GAATGTATGGTGAATAAGTTTAAAAAAGCTTCTATTCGTAAGCAACAGACACTTAATCACCCAGAAGCTtacaaaataattgaaaaggatgTTATGGAAG GTGTCACTGCGGATGATCACATGATGAAAGTCGAGACTGTTCACTGTAGTGCGTGCAGCGTCTACATCCCTGCCTTCCATAGCTCTGTCCAGCAGCACCTAAAGTCTCCTGACCATGTCAAAGGGAAGCAg GCTTAtaaggaacaaataaaaagagaaagtgtgCTGACTGCTACAAGCATCTTAAATAATCCAATCGTGAAGGCGAGGTACGAGCGCTTTGTTAAG GGAGAGAATCCTTTTgaaattcaagatcattctcAGGATCAGCAGATAGAAGGAGATGAAGAGGATGAAGAGAAGATTGATGAACCCATTGAAGAAGAGgacgaggaagaagaggaggaggatgaagaagtagaggaagtgggggaaacagaagaggtggaagaagaagaggaaggaggggaagctgGAGtagtggagagagaaggagatctagagggaggggagggaagagcagAATCAGGGGACGATGAGAACGTGGGAGAAgcagagaatgaggaggaggaggggaaggaggagtctGCCTGTCCTGCTGAGCAGTGTGAGCACAGTCAGGTGTAG
- the Znf326 gene encoding DBIRD complex subunit ZNF326 isoform X3, whose product MAWTITVVVGVAGLDLMSLTTPGLLWVGEICTDLAMVLMNPNKAASEVVMVVDLRAPTGIALTLSEPAPVGSRGRGTPAYPESTFGSRNYDAFGGPSTGRGRGRGHMGDFGSIHRPGIIVDYQNKSTSVPIATTRGIKRKMMQIFNKPGGTFIKKPKLAKPMEKMNLSKSPAKTDPKNEEEEKRRVEARREKQRRRREKNSEKYGDGYRMAFTCSFCKFRTFEEKDIELHLESSSHQETLDHIQKQTKFDKVVMEFLHECMVNKFKKASIRKQQTLNHPEAYKIIEKDVMEGVTADDHMMKVETVHCSACSVYIPAFHSSVQQHLKSPDHVKGKQAYKEQIKRESVLTATSILNNPIVKARYERFVKGENPFEIQDHSQDQQIEGDEEDEEKIDEPIEEEDEEEEEEDEEVEEVGETEEVEEEEEGGEAGVVEREGDLEGGEGRAESGDDENVGEAENEEEEGKEESACPAEQCEHSQV is encoded by the exons ATGGCATGGACAATCACAGTGGTGGTGGGGGTAGCAG GTTTGGACCTTATGAGTCTTACGACTCCAGGTCTTCTCTGGGTGGGCGAGATCTGTACAGATCTGGCTATGGTTTTAATGAACCCGAACAAAGCCGCTTCGGAGGTAGTTATGGTGGTCGATTTGAGAGCTCCTACCGGAATAGCCTTGACTCTTTCGGAG CCTGCACCTGTAGGCTCTCGGGGGAGAGGAACGCCTGCTTATCCTGAAAGTACGTTTGGAAGCAGAAACTATGATGCTTTTGGAGGACCATCAACAGGCAGAGGCCGAGGCCGAGGA CATATGGGTGATTTTGGAAGCATTCATAGACCTGGAATTATTGTTGACTATCAAAACAAATCTACCAGTGTGCCGATTGCTACTACaagaggaataaaaagaaaaatgatgcaaATATTTAATAAGCCCGGGGGAACCTTTATCAAGAAACCCAAGCTAGCAAAACCTATGGAGAAGATGAACCTCAGCAAATCACCTG CAAAAACTGACcctaaaaatgaagaagaagaaaagcggCGAGTTGAGGCACGGCGGGAGAAGCAAAGACGTAGACGAGAGAAAAACAGTGAGAAATATGGAGATGGATACAG aatGGCATTCACATGTTCATTTTGTAAATTTCGAACCTTTGAAGAAAAAGATATTGAACTGCATCTGGAAAGTTCTTCACACCAGGAAACATTAGATCATATTCAGAAACAAACCAAATTTGATAAAGTAGTTATGGAATTTTTACAT GAATGTATGGTGAATAAGTTTAAAAAAGCTTCTATTCGTAAGCAACAGACACTTAATCACCCAGAAGCTtacaaaataattgaaaaggatgTTATGGAAG GTGTCACTGCGGATGATCACATGATGAAAGTCGAGACTGTTCACTGTAGTGCGTGCAGCGTCTACATCCCTGCCTTCCATAGCTCTGTCCAGCAGCACCTAAAGTCTCCTGACCATGTCAAAGGGAAGCAg GCTTAtaaggaacaaataaaaagagaaagtgtgCTGACTGCTACAAGCATCTTAAATAATCCAATCGTGAAGGCGAGGTACGAGCGCTTTGTTAAG GGAGAGAATCCTTTTgaaattcaagatcattctcAGGATCAGCAGATAGAAGGAGATGAAGAGGATGAAGAGAAGATTGATGAACCCATTGAAGAAGAGgacgaggaagaagaggaggaggatgaagaagtagaggaagtgggggaaacagaagaggtggaagaagaagaggaaggaggggaagctgGAGtagtggagagagaaggagatctagagggaggggagggaagagcagAATCAGGGGACGATGAGAACGTGGGAGAAgcagagaatgaggaggaggaggggaaggaggagtctGCCTGTCCTGCTGAGCAGTGTGAGCACAGTCAGGTGTAG